One genomic segment of Halomarina pelagica includes these proteins:
- the dhaK gene encoding dihydroxyacetone kinase subunit DhaK, which yields MKKLINDPADYVDEMLDGMVAAHPEEIRRLPDTKVLVRREIPEGKVAVVSGGGSGHEPTHAGYLGPGMLDGAAAGEVFTSPTANEVQEMVTACDAGAGVLLVIKNYEGDVMNFETAGEMAEMEDVEVAQVVVNDDVAVEDSTYTSGRRGVCGTIFVHKVAGAMADRGGDLEEVRRAAQKVVDNVGTMGTALTSCVTPEKGSPTFDLGEDEIEIGIGIHGEPGVERVEMMSADEIADRLATAVLDDVDPEGEVATIVNGMGGTPLSELYIVNRRLQELLGERGLETWDAWVGDYMTSLDMRGCSITVLDLDDELKELLAHEADTPALTV from the coding sequence ATGAAGAAGCTGATCAACGACCCGGCGGACTACGTGGACGAGATGCTCGACGGGATGGTCGCCGCCCACCCGGAGGAGATACGCAGGCTCCCGGACACGAAGGTGCTGGTCCGGCGGGAGATCCCCGAGGGGAAGGTGGCGGTCGTGAGCGGCGGCGGGAGCGGCCACGAGCCGACCCACGCCGGGTACCTCGGGCCGGGGATGCTCGACGGTGCGGCGGCCGGCGAGGTGTTCACCTCCCCGACCGCGAACGAGGTCCAGGAGATGGTCACGGCCTGCGACGCGGGCGCGGGCGTCCTCCTGGTGATCAAGAACTACGAGGGCGACGTGATGAACTTCGAGACGGCCGGCGAGATGGCCGAGATGGAGGACGTCGAGGTGGCCCAGGTGGTCGTGAACGACGACGTCGCCGTCGAGGACTCGACGTACACCTCCGGCCGGCGGGGCGTCTGCGGGACGATCTTCGTCCACAAGGTGGCGGGGGCGATGGCCGACCGCGGCGGGGATCTCGAGGAGGTCCGGCGGGCCGCCCAGAAGGTCGTCGACAACGTCGGGACCATGGGGACGGCGCTCACGTCCTGCGTGACCCCCGAGAAGGGGAGCCCCACCTTCGACCTCGGCGAGGACGAAATCGAGATCGGCATCGGCATCCACGGCGAGCCGGGCGTCGAGCGGGTAGAGATGATGTCGGCCGACGAGATCGCGGACCGGCTGGCGACCGCCGTCCTCGACGACGTCGATCCGGAGGGCGAGGTCGCCACCATCGTCAACGGGATGGGCGGCACGCCGCTGTCGGAACTCTACATCGTCAACCGACGGTTACAGGAGCTGCTCGGGGAGCGCGGCCTGGAGACGTGGGACGCCTGGGTCGGCGACTACATGACGTCCCTCGACATGCGGGGCTGTTCGATCACGGTCCTCGACCTCGACGACGAGCTGAAGGAACTGCTCGCCCACGAGGCCGACACGCCGGCGCTGACGGTCTGA
- the dhaL gene encoding dihydroxyacetone kinase subunit DhaL, with the protein MTDVAREREAIVAAVDRIADRLADEKAYLTELDSAIGDADHGTNVSRGFGAAREAVVEADDASAEDLVKTVGMTLVSEVGGAAGPLYGGSFMHASGELEEGVTAASTVAFGEAFLEKVRDRGGAEVGAKTMVDAITPAVHTYKKSIEQDDLPPLAALAKAVDAAERGVDFTLPIRATKGRASYLGWRSVGHQDPGATSTLFILEEIHATAEEYLNGEGERDASSPSTPDDGEGE; encoded by the coding sequence ATGACCGACGTTGCGCGGGAACGCGAGGCGATCGTCGCCGCCGTCGATCGGATCGCCGACCGACTCGCCGACGAGAAGGCGTACCTGACCGAACTCGACTCGGCGATCGGCGACGCCGACCACGGGACGAACGTGAGCCGCGGCTTCGGGGCCGCGCGGGAGGCGGTCGTCGAGGCGGACGACGCGAGCGCGGAGGACCTCGTGAAGACCGTCGGCATGACGCTCGTCTCGGAGGTCGGCGGCGCGGCGGGCCCGCTGTACGGCGGGTCGTTCATGCACGCCAGCGGGGAACTCGAGGAGGGGGTCACCGCCGCGTCCACCGTCGCGTTCGGGGAGGCGTTCCTCGAGAAGGTGCGGGATCGAGGCGGAGCCGAGGTGGGCGCGAAGACGATGGTCGACGCGATCACGCCGGCGGTCCACACCTACAAGAAGTCGATCGAGCAGGACGACCTGCCGCCGCTTGCCGCGCTCGCGAAGGCCGTCGACGCCGCCGAGCGCGGCGTGGACTTCACGCTCCCGATCCGGGCGACCAAGGGCCGGGCGTCCTACCTCGGCTGGCGGTCGGTCGGCCACCAGGACCCCGGCGCGACGAGCACGCTCTTCATCTTAGAGGAGATCCACGCGACCGCGGAAGAGTACCTGAACGGGGAGGGCGAGCGGGACGCCAGTTCCCCATCGACGCCCGACGACGGGGAGGGCGAGTAG
- the dhaM gene encoding dihydroxyacetone kinase phosphoryl donor subunit DhaM, with the protein MVGVLVVSHSRRAAEGIVEVAAEMAGDVAIAGVGGDPDGGIGTSAPAIGEALDGLDDDAVVVLVDLGSAVMNAEIAIESYDGEAIIADAPVLEGAVNCAVEAGSPKATLESVREAAEAAGDVAKL; encoded by the coding sequence ATGGTCGGCGTGCTCGTCGTCTCCCACAGCCGACGCGCGGCGGAGGGGATCGTCGAGGTGGCGGCGGAGATGGCCGGCGACGTCGCCATCGCTGGGGTGGGGGGCGACCCCGACGGCGGCATCGGGACCAGCGCGCCCGCGATCGGCGAGGCGCTCGACGGCCTCGACGACGACGCCGTCGTCGTGCTCGTCGATCTCGGGAGCGCGGTGATGAACGCCGAGATCGCCATCGAATCCTACGACGGCGAGGCGATCATCGCGGACGCGCCGGTGCTCGAGGGGGCGGTCAACTGCGCCGTCGAGGCCGGTTCGCCGAAGGCGACCCTCGAGTCCGTGCGCGAGGCCGCGGAGGCGGCAGGCGACGTCGCAAAGCTCTGA
- a CDS encoding HAD family hydrolase translates to MSRFRAVLFDMDGVLVDSEDHWNRVWREEVFARVEEGEPTLAEVTGRNYRESLAEIDEAYGLPGGPERFERRFETAADAVYGEAVSLTPGVPDLLDALRERGLAVGVVSSAPEAWIRTVVGRFDLDPLDVVVSAEHLDGPGKPAPGIYERAADALGVAPDDCVVIEDSENGVRAAARADATVVRFRRGGDAAPTPGTDAIAADPAELRGTLLDLVG, encoded by the coding sequence GTGAGCCGATTTCGCGCGGTCCTGTTCGACATGGACGGGGTGCTCGTCGACTCCGAGGACCACTGGAACCGGGTGTGGCGCGAGGAGGTGTTCGCCCGCGTCGAGGAGGGGGAGCCGACCCTGGCGGAGGTGACCGGGCGCAACTACCGCGAGAGCCTCGCCGAGATCGACGAGGCCTACGGTCTCCCCGGCGGTCCCGAGCGCTTCGAACGCCGGTTCGAGACCGCCGCGGACGCCGTCTACGGCGAGGCGGTGTCGCTCACGCCGGGCGTCCCCGACCTCCTCGACGCACTCCGGGAGCGGGGCCTCGCCGTCGGCGTCGTCTCCTCGGCACCCGAGGCGTGGATCCGAACGGTCGTCGGACGCTTCGACCTCGACCCCCTCGACGTCGTCGTGAGCGCGGAACACCTGGACGGGCCGGGGAAGCCCGCCCCGGGGATCTACGAGCGCGCGGCCGACGCGCTCGGGGTCGCCCCGGACGACTGCGTCGTGATCGAGGACTCCGAGAACGGCGTCAGGGCGGCGGCGCGGGCGGACGCGACGGTTGTTCGCTTCCGCCGCGGCGGCGACGCGGCCCCCACGCCCGGAACCGACGCGATCGCCGCCGACCCCGCGGAACTCCGCGGGACGCTCCTCGATCTGGTCGGCTGA
- a CDS encoding SDR family NAD(P)-dependent oxidoreductase, whose amino-acid sequence MAEESSLEGAVSIVTGAGGQIGEGIALELAGAGSDVVVADVNALETEYNQQSSREVGGATRAQEVADRVEERGRRAHVVECDVTKDDQVRAMVEETVSEFGRLDVLVNNAGIITVAPVEEMAEEEWDSVMDVNVKGVFLPSRAAIPHLRESAGSIVNTASIAGSIGAAGLGHYCASKHAVLGLTKSLALELAPDNVTVNAICPGIVDTPMWERVLTPTLEESYEETVERVIPLGRDQTPEDMGRLAVFYATNRNVTGQALAVDGGILQNVI is encoded by the coding sequence ATGGCGGAGGAGAGTTCACTCGAGGGTGCGGTATCGATCGTGACGGGCGCGGGCGGACAGATCGGCGAGGGGATCGCGCTCGAACTCGCGGGGGCCGGGAGCGACGTGGTCGTCGCGGACGTGAACGCCCTGGAGACGGAGTACAACCAGCAGTCCTCGCGCGAGGTCGGCGGCGCGACGCGGGCGCAGGAGGTGGCCGACCGCGTGGAGGAGCGGGGACGGCGCGCGCACGTCGTCGAGTGCGACGTGACGAAGGACGACCAGGTCCGGGCGATGGTCGAGGAGACCGTCTCCGAGTTCGGTCGGCTCGACGTCCTCGTCAACAACGCGGGGATCATCACCGTCGCCCCGGTCGAGGAGATGGCGGAGGAGGAGTGGGACTCCGTGATGGACGTGAACGTGAAAGGGGTGTTTCTCCCCTCGCGGGCGGCGATCCCGCACCTGCGGGAGTCCGCCGGGAGCATCGTCAACACCGCCTCCATCGCGGGGAGCATCGGGGCGGCGGGCCTCGGGCACTACTGCGCCTCGAAGCACGCCGTCCTCGGGCTGACGAAGTCGCTCGCGCTCGAACTCGCGCCCGACAACGTGACGGTGAACGCCATCTGTCCGGGGATCGTCGACACGCCGATGTGGGAGCGGGTGCTGACGCCGACGCTCGAGGAGTCCTACGAGGAGACGGTGGAGCGCGTCATCCCGCTCGGGCGCGACCAGACCCCCGAGGACATGGGTCGACTCGCCGTCTTCTACGCGACGAACCGGAACGTGACCGGTCAGGCGCTCGCGGTCGACGGGGGGATCCTCCAGAACGTGATCTGA
- a CDS encoding DUF7504 family protein: MPAPDEQSDVESFERPEASFARTLERLKREGCSVLVCGTVAAEIRAKMTRQLFGSTEMYRRRILGHTGTTALDPDAYLPAEPPSDRHAVVVSRAGPVRASDTSGVVDVARAVSEYHPSGGSGGSLDELDALGTALAGAVDEVADRDHLSPGVLRVGVTSLEPYLDADGVEEVVRFVRTVAAPVHEDGGMLHVHVPLSHDDARVRALLPYFDARIDLRVHEPLPPECRWYLPAIDEQTTWMRL, translated from the coding sequence ATGCCCGCGCCCGACGAACAGTCCGACGTCGAGTCGTTCGAGCGGCCCGAAGCGTCGTTCGCCAGGACGCTCGAACGACTCAAGCGCGAGGGCTGTTCGGTGCTCGTCTGTGGTACCGTAGCGGCGGAGATCCGCGCGAAGATGACCCGCCAACTCTTCGGATCGACGGAGATGTACCGACGGCGGATCCTGGGGCACACGGGTACCACGGCGCTCGATCCGGACGCGTACCTCCCGGCCGAACCGCCATCGGACCGTCACGCCGTCGTCGTCTCGCGGGCCGGTCCCGTTCGGGCGAGCGACACGAGCGGGGTGGTCGACGTCGCCCGCGCCGTGTCCGAGTACCACCCCAGCGGCGGGAGCGGCGGTTCGCTCGACGAACTCGACGCGCTGGGTACCGCGCTCGCGGGTGCCGTCGACGAGGTCGCCGACCGCGATCACCTATCGCCGGGCGTCCTCCGTGTCGGCGTGACCTCCCTCGAACCGTACCTCGACGCGGACGGCGTCGAGGAGGTGGTCCGGTTCGTCCGAACGGTCGCCGCCCCCGTCCACGAGGACGGCGGGATGCTCCACGTCCACGTTCCGCTTTCGCACGACGACGCCCGCGTTCGTGCGCTCCTGCCCTACTTCGACGCCCGAATCGACCTCCGGGTCCACGAACCGCTCCCCCCGGAGTGCCGGTGGTACCTCCCGGCGATCGACGAGCAGACCACGTGGATGCGGCTCTGA
- a CDS encoding caspase family protein → MKDALRIVGTDDPPGVCIVDDVQGVQTRLALPTVPTLEPCSADRFAFPIDAAVRLDATEVRVPHLVNVIVRDADATIVAEVANRGRAAIEYGSYTVEIHSLSVVTYLHVEGRLVVGADGGERVIAVGDGGHVRLGVRSRHEHPAATVTTTADPVDVMRALSTLGSALKTTSPERSWPSLRGHPPFVELGDRLDGPSALLDREYTTTLELPPTFEYVFPASSLAYYLDAEVRPGETPRLLLDGSAYDLEAEVDYETAVHRTLRQVFLLDCVTRTEGYYPVELDVRARLERRLDLDFADLYDRPLADRTAAYLDVPFEALADELPTWKQTADVAPTAEHVAFLPILAADLALVRCPPVRSPSEAEVPAAIADFFRTESRRTDPASVLVRDAGRVPRTRQGEDAAADRIVVPPPSETIEHTWIGDGYPVTASKPTIDACKRRLAAKPSGSIEVAVVSNSPEMRAENDVSDYYGLREFVEFDVALYEDLTRDELAALFASGLDFVHYVGHVDERGMQCSDGYLDAGTLDAVETRAFVLNACNSYEQGMRLVHAGSIAGVVTASRVANDPATRVGRTLARLLNAGFSLAGALDIVSTATVTGQQYGAVGDAQLALTDSAGGTPIMADLDRRADGRYDVCIRGYPTPRVPLGTLYTPYVGNNERRYLNSGRIAEFTVTRSQLEEFLTLERFPVRYGDALRWSDRLLADGFELDAE, encoded by the coding sequence ATGAAGGACGCGCTACGGATCGTCGGGACGGATGATCCCCCAGGTGTGTGTATCGTCGACGACGTACAGGGCGTACAGACGCGACTCGCCCTCCCGACGGTGCCCACCCTCGAGCCATGTTCGGCCGATCGGTTCGCCTTTCCGATCGATGCGGCCGTTCGGCTCGACGCGACGGAGGTTCGCGTCCCCCACCTCGTGAACGTGATCGTCAGGGACGCGGACGCGACGATCGTCGCCGAGGTGGCCAACAGGGGACGGGCCGCGATCGAGTACGGCAGCTACACCGTCGAGATCCACTCGCTGAGCGTCGTGACGTACCTCCACGTCGAGGGTCGGCTGGTCGTCGGGGCCGACGGCGGCGAGCGAGTCATCGCGGTCGGTGACGGGGGACACGTCCGCCTCGGCGTGCGCTCGCGGCACGAGCACCCCGCGGCGACGGTCACGACGACGGCGGATCCGGTCGACGTGATGCGGGCGCTGTCGACGCTCGGATCGGCGCTGAAGACGACGTCGCCGGAGCGGTCGTGGCCCTCGCTCCGGGGCCACCCGCCGTTCGTCGAACTCGGCGACCGCCTCGACGGGCCGTCGGCGCTCCTCGATCGGGAGTACACGACGACGCTCGAACTCCCGCCGACGTTCGAGTACGTCTTCCCGGCGTCGTCGCTCGCGTACTACCTCGACGCGGAGGTGCGGCCGGGGGAGACCCCCAGACTGTTGCTCGACGGCTCCGCCTACGATCTCGAGGCCGAGGTCGACTACGAGACGGCCGTCCACCGGACGCTCCGGCAGGTTTTCCTGCTCGACTGCGTCACGCGCACCGAGGGGTACTATCCGGTCGAACTGGACGTCCGCGCCCGCCTCGAACGGCGACTCGATCTCGACTTCGCCGACCTCTACGACCGGCCGTTGGCCGATCGGACCGCGGCGTACCTCGACGTCCCGTTCGAGGCGCTGGCCGACGAACTCCCGACGTGGAAGCAGACGGCGGACGTCGCACCGACCGCCGAGCACGTCGCGTTCCTCCCGATCCTCGCGGCCGATCTCGCGCTCGTTCGGTGTCCGCCCGTTCGCAGTCCGTCCGAGGCCGAGGTTCCGGCGGCCATCGCCGACTTCTTCCGCACGGAGAGTCGTCGAACCGATCCCGCGTCGGTGCTGGTGCGCGACGCCGGGCGGGTCCCCCGGACGCGGCAGGGCGAGGACGCCGCGGCCGATCGGATCGTCGTCCCGCCGCCGTCGGAGACGATCGAGCACACCTGGATCGGCGACGGGTATCCGGTGACCGCCTCGAAGCCGACCATCGACGCCTGCAAGCGGCGGCTGGCGGCGAAACCGAGCGGGAGCATCGAGGTCGCCGTCGTCTCGAACTCCCCGGAGATGCGCGCCGAGAACGACGTCAGCGACTACTACGGCCTCCGCGAGTTCGTCGAGTTCGACGTGGCACTCTACGAGGACCTCACGCGCGACGAACTTGCGGCCCTGTTCGCGAGCGGGCTGGACTTCGTCCACTACGTCGGCCACGTCGACGAGCGGGGGATGCAGTGTTCCGACGGCTACCTCGATGCGGGGACGCTGGACGCGGTCGAGACGCGCGCGTTCGTCCTGAACGCCTGCAACTCCTACGAGCAGGGGATGCGACTCGTGCACGCCGGCTCGATCGCCGGCGTCGTGACGGCCTCGAGGGTGGCGAACGACCCGGCCACGCGGGTCGGACGGACCCTCGCCCGCCTGCTCAACGCCGGGTTCTCCCTCGCCGGCGCGCTCGACATCGTCAGCACGGCCACCGTCACCGGCCAGCAGTACGGTGCCGTCGGGGACGCGCAACTCGCGCTGACCGACAGCGCGGGCGGGACGCCGATCATGGCCGATCTGGATCGACGGGCGGACGGTCGATACGACGTGTGTATCAGGGGCTATCCGACACCGAGGGTCCCCCTCGGGACCCTCTACACGCCGTACGTCGGGAACAACGAACGGCGGTACCTGAACTCCGGTCGGATCGCGGAGTTCACCGTCACGAGGTCGCAACTCGAGGAGTTCCTCACGCTCGAACGCTTCCCGGTGCGGTACGGAGACGCGCTCCGGTGGAGCGATCGGCTTCTGGCGGACGGGTTCGAATTAGACGCAGAATGA
- a CDS encoding DUF7503 family protein: MSEMDTSGSTIATYLADHPKMTGVLFTTLVLLAQAQSVLAAAGSSNTGP, from the coding sequence ATGTCCGAGATGGACACCAGCGGCTCGACGATCGCAACGTACCTGGCCGACCACCCCAAGATGACCGGCGTCCTGTTCACGACGCTCGTGCTCCTCGCGCAGGCGCAGTCCGTCCTCGCCGCGGCGGGGAGTTCGAACACTGGCCCGTAA
- a CDS encoding DUF2243 domain-containing protein, producing the protein MVSGIYPTSTVDGLRTNLLADGLFSVAMLVVAGIGGGLLWRAERRTAAPLPMRPIAGAAVIGLGVFDLFDVVVNHTLLGLHHATDGPGYYDPHWAVISLLIVAAGAYVYRTGRSEGESG; encoded by the coding sequence CTGGTCTCCGGGATCTACCCGACGTCGACCGTGGACGGACTTCGAACGAACCTCCTCGCCGACGGCCTCTTCTCCGTCGCGATGCTCGTCGTGGCGGGGATCGGCGGCGGGCTCCTCTGGCGGGCGGAGCGCCGAACCGCCGCCCCGCTCCCGATGCGACCGATCGCCGGCGCGGCGGTGATCGGCCTGGGCGTCTTCGACCTGTTCGACGTAGTCGTCAACCACACGCTGCTGGGCCTGCACCACGCGACGGACGGTCCCGGGTACTACGACCCCCACTGGGCGGTGATCAGCCTGCTCATCGTCGCGGCCGGGGCGTACGTCTACCGAACCGGACGGTCGGAGGGCGAGTCCGGGTGA
- a CDS encoding RNA-guided endonuclease InsQ/TnpB family protein, with translation MEVRRTAPVKLVVPDERRDDLHESARQFLHCANRAAEFCWSDDSYTECVTANTTARNALYDELRDETDLTANLVQEAIRRAVQAVKGCVERWKNGKRVSQPEFTSWSMLYDKRSATFYRNKVSLSTVNGRVECDFKLPSNSPTPYEQYVLSEEFDFRASTLQYDAVDDEFYFHITTRKYDSEGDGGDDAEISADTEHQTVLGIDLGVNSLAVASTGTFWQGDDYDHWCREFEKRRGEMQQRGTQAAHNALLHLGKREEAWRKQYIYTVANELVSEAVEHDCDVLVFEDLTNIRERLPHAKWHHVWAFRRLFEYVSYKAPERGVSVEQVEPNHTSQRCSRTDCGFTHEDNRHGEHFCCQKCGYEVNADYNAAKNIGTRYVRKRTHKLRSSPKSGSGDAQVDVRVNGGTLNGKSHQPIGW, from the coding sequence ATGGAGGTCCGGCGTACCGCACCCGTCAAACTCGTCGTTCCAGACGAGCGACGCGACGACCTCCACGAATCCGCCCGGCAATTCCTTCACTGCGCCAACCGTGCCGCCGAGTTCTGTTGGTCCGACGACTCCTACACCGAGTGCGTCACGGCCAACACGACCGCACGAAACGCTCTCTACGACGAACTACGCGACGAAACCGACCTCACCGCGAACCTTGTTCAAGAAGCCATCCGACGCGCCGTCCAAGCCGTCAAAGGATGCGTCGAACGGTGGAAGAACGGAAAGCGAGTGAGCCAACCGGAGTTCACGTCGTGGAGTATGCTCTACGACAAGCGGAGCGCAACGTTCTACCGGAACAAAGTCTCGCTCTCGACTGTTAACGGTCGCGTCGAGTGTGACTTTAAACTTCCCTCGAACAGCCCAACGCCATACGAGCAGTACGTGCTGTCCGAGGAGTTCGATTTCCGTGCAAGCACGCTCCAGTACGACGCAGTGGACGACGAGTTCTACTTCCACATTACCACGCGGAAGTACGACTCCGAAGGAGACGGTGGTGACGACGCAGAGATTTCGGCAGATACTGAACACCAAACAGTCCTCGGTATCGACCTCGGCGTCAACAGTCTCGCCGTCGCTTCGACCGGCACGTTCTGGCAGGGAGACGACTACGACCATTGGTGTCGCGAGTTCGAGAAGCGACGTGGAGAGATGCAACAGCGCGGAACACAAGCCGCGCACAACGCTCTGCTTCACCTCGGCAAACGCGAAGAAGCATGGCGGAAACAGTACATCTACACCGTCGCCAACGAACTCGTTTCGGAAGCCGTCGAACACGACTGCGACGTACTCGTGTTCGAGGATTTGACCAACATTCGAGAGCGGCTTCCACACGCAAAGTGGCACCACGTCTGGGCGTTTCGACGCCTATTCGAGTATGTCTCCTACAAGGCCCCAGAACGCGGTGTCTCCGTGGAACAAGTCGAACCGAACCATACGTCCCAACGCTGTTCTCGGACGGACTGTGGGTTCACGCACGAGGACAACCGCCACGGGGAACACTTCTGTTGCCAGAAGTGCGGGTACGAGGTCAACGCGGACTACAACGCCGCGAAGAACATCGGGACGCGGTACGTTCGAAAGCGAACCCATAAACTCCGCTCCTCGCCCAAGTCGGGGAGCGGAGACGCACAAGTAGACGTGCGTGTGAATGGTGGGACGTTGAACGGCAAGAGTCACCAGCCAATTGGCTGGTGA
- a CDS encoding glycosyltransferase family 4 protein, which translates to MTGRGDDDPIRVLAISQLFPPESMGGAHRWHKLAQHLPDGFECHVLAPPPIVPLGTFERSNRPWQRETVDGVSVTRLWTYQPAGDDDWAGIGRILNYVVFALLASVYVLATWWRYDCVVTFIGPHSTLVPGFVAKALGRAWIVDVDDLWIDNAVDLGFIEHGSAVHRAVEALERRAFELADHVVVLTPTMAEQYAAKHDAPVEEFTPVPYGIDLDEFAPATADGGDAPDDRPVVYTGKFGQAQAFEPFFRGFARLDGDRELRVVGFGDRRDELEALARDLGIEDRVTFDGPVPREEIPSILRSAALSWVPLKTEYSLDYARPTKLLETMAVGTPYVASRVTEIGVVTDRSGGGVAVDNDPDAIADAMRDVLADDDERAEMGRRGAAFVREHHRWPALGARVGEVIADATDGRSRSAVARSR; encoded by the coding sequence ATGACCGGCCGAGGGGACGACGATCCGATCCGGGTGCTCGCGATCTCGCAGCTGTTCCCCCCGGAGTCGATGGGCGGTGCCCACAGGTGGCACAAGCTGGCTCAGCACCTCCCCGACGGGTTCGAGTGTCACGTGCTCGCGCCGCCGCCGATCGTGCCGCTGGGCACGTTCGAGCGGAGCAACCGACCGTGGCAACGCGAGACCGTCGACGGGGTCTCGGTCACCCGCCTGTGGACCTACCAGCCCGCCGGCGACGACGACTGGGCCGGGATCGGCCGCATCCTCAACTACGTCGTGTTCGCGCTCCTCGCCTCCGTGTACGTGCTGGCGACGTGGTGGCGCTACGACTGCGTCGTCACCTTCATCGGCCCGCACTCGACGCTCGTCCCCGGATTCGTCGCGAAGGCGCTCGGACGCGCCTGGATCGTCGACGTGGACGACCTGTGGATCGACAACGCGGTCGATCTCGGGTTCATCGAGCACGGCTCTGCGGTCCACCGGGCGGTCGAGGCGCTCGAACGTCGGGCGTTCGAACTGGCGGATCACGTCGTCGTCCTCACGCCGACGATGGCCGAGCAGTACGCCGCGAAGCACGACGCGCCCGTCGAGGAGTTCACCCCGGTCCCGTACGGGATCGACCTCGACGAGTTCGCCCCGGCGACGGCGGACGGGGGCGACGCTCCCGACGACCGACCCGTCGTCTACACGGGCAAGTTCGGCCAGGCCCAGGCGTTCGAACCGTTCTTCCGCGGGTTCGCCAGGCTCGACGGCGACCGCGAGCTTCGCGTCGTCGGGTTCGGCGACCGCCGGGACGAACTCGAGGCCCTCGCGCGCGACCTCGGGATCGAGGACCGCGTGACGTTCGACGGCCCCGTCCCGCGCGAGGAGATCCCGTCGATCCTCCGATCGGCGGCGCTGAGCTGGGTGCCCCTCAAGACCGAGTACAGCCTCGACTACGCGCGCCCCACCAAACTCCTCGAGACGATGGCCGTCGGCACGCCCTACGTGGCGAGCCGGGTGACCGAGATCGGGGTCGTGACCGATCGCTCCGGTGGCGGCGTCGCGGTCGACAACGACCCGGACGCGATCGCCGACGCGATGCGCGACGTGCTCGCGGACGACGACGAGCGCGCCGAGATGGGTCGACGCGGCGCGGCGTTCGTCAGGGAACACCACCGCTGGCCGGCGCTCGGTGCCCGCGTCGGCGAGGTGATCGCCGACGCGACCGACGGCCGTTCGCGGAGCGCCGTCGCCCGGTCCCGGTGA